AAGATTCTACAGGAACAGTTTCAGACTTCTGTCCTTTCaaacttcatatttttaaaatgttcctcgAGCATGTCAGGATTCTTATCATCCATGCCATCTAAGTCAATATCAAAATCCAGTTCATCACTTTCCTCTGACTCATCTCTTCTACTGAGCGTTCTTTGGCAATTTCCAGTAGTCTCATTCTCAGTCTTCTCTGGTCCTTTACTGATCCTAAAAGGAAACACAGAAGTCTTATTTGACAGACCTTCAGGATCTAATTATTAAactgggagtggagcagggggAACTTTTGGTTTTgtggttttaataaaaataaaaccactctattggtgagggggaggggagacgaCGAGAGATCTATCCATCTATCTTCTATCTATCTAATCAACTGTTTCTGGCCATAAGCCACATACCAGCAAATTAATACATGATGCTCAGTAAAGGGAAACTGCTGGCCCGAGCAATAAAAACACTAAATAGCATAGTTGCTATGCTCTCTATCAACCCttctttggtttcttttttctGCTTACTGTAATACTGAATAATCAGATGACAAATTAAATTCAAACAGTAAATTAGCTTGTGCATATTTTATGGTAATTAACTTTAGTCCATTTTAGAGGGCTTAGTTCCAAAGTAGATGCAATTACCCTTTGCAACTTAAAATAAAGTCTTATTGGGTCTGATCTCATTCCCActaaagacaatgggagtttcaccCCTGATTTCTGTAGGACTGAGGTTGCTGTCTTCTACTGAATCCTGTCCCGATTACCTAAAGCGCATACTAACATAAGGAAATGTGCCCTGAAATACACCAGAACGATGAAAATTTCCAAACCTATTTTGTTAAAAGAATGCATGAGATACAACCAGCGCAGGTATGTAATCAAACTTTCTGAGAAGTACTTACGGAACTacaatttcttctttctttccacATTTAGCGCACACTTCTAATTCACAAGCACAGGATCTGCAAATAATATGGTAAGAATCCTTTACAGTCTTTTGGAGGCACTTCACGCTATTAAGAAGGAAAACAATATTAGAATGATTGGCTAGTTAGCAAATTGGAATGTTCAATTAATTCTTAAAACTTTCCAATAACAAGTCTAATTGTTTCAGAGACCCCAAAGTGGGAGAAGACTACTTTCCGTAATAATAAAGTCCTAAGTATATGCCAATCTCATATGTAGTAATAAAGAAATATGTTAACTAATTGACTGTACTATCATATTTCTCTAACTTTTTAAATGTCAGTTttggaaaattaaaacaaaagaattttTTAATTATCAAAATGATAGAACACAGATCTCTGTAGCCACTTATTTGAGCAGGCTGTTTGGTTCACTAACGCTGTCTGTTGCTTTAAAAGCTGTGCAACTTTTCTTATTTCTCTGGCTCAGACAAGATTAGTCCACGCAGAATATAGTACTAAGTCACATGTGCAATTTATAAATGCAAACTACAAATGCAGAGAGAACATTATATACCTTTTGAATTTCTCAATGGACAAAAGAGGAGTCCAAACCCACAAGAAGCAGTGTACTACTCCAAACATTTAGAGGCTTTGGTTGCTactgtcaaaataaaaatgatagaGGACCCCTGGCCTGAAGGTTTGAATGACTCAAACGTTCATGATGTATCAAACGTCTTCTCTTTGGACAAAAACAGAGGAGATATTCTGATGTAATGTAGTCAGGCCCAAAACACCACCCTGAAAGCCAGCCCTTCTCAGCACTTGAAGGATTCAAGCATACCGCTTCTTTCACAGGGGATCTGGCAGAGGAAGCCAAAGAGGCTGGATACCAAGTCATCAGATACTCCTCCAGGTCTTGGAAGGACCAGGTAGGCTAGTAATTAACATCTTGTTGGGGCAAGAggactacttttttttttttttaaaccacaactTTCATTCAGTCTGTTGCGCTAGTTTCAAAGATTGAGGAAAGCAAGAGCAAACAGTTCAACCAAAGCTAAAAACACGACTAAGCAAAAACAACAATTTTAACTTAAACACCAATAGTCTTTCCTGAAAGACTAGTACTATTATCAACCTGAGGAAAGGCTGGTGAAAAGAGGAATTGAGGGAATGGTCAGAAGTGGACACTAGAGCACAGGTTTGGTGCCTGGATGCTAAAGATCTTTGCCCTACACTCATAGGAGCCCTGAGAATAAAGTCTAGGCTTTCAGACCCAGGGCCCATGGACTTTaatcccactaaccctgggcttacattgcagggCACCAGATCTCATGGAGCTTGAATGTATAGTACCACAGGATAAACTGCTCTAAAAATCTTCTGTGGTAATGTCCTAGAAGAGGATATGAAAAGCTCAGCCTGTAGCAGCAAGGTTTCTAGGTGTACACTCACCCAGACCCTGCAAAGTTTCCAGCCAAAGACATGTCATTCATGCAAAAAGGTTCAAGGAGAACGAAGTACTTAACCTATACACTCTTACAATGTTCAGTACTATCTGGTTTCTACCACAACTCCCTCCCTTGGGCTCCACTCTTTGTCTCGCCTTACTCTAGACTACACTGTGCTTCAAAGATAGTGATTCATGGATGTCCAACTCCTCAGGACATTGAAGTGCACAGGTATCATGGTAGGATAAATCTCCAAGAATTTATAAGACATTCATGTACTGTCACTGAGCGCTTTCGTTTCAGGAACTAGCATGattaatgttttgaatttaaattaaaacttgaaagtttttcatgaaaatgtccAAGCTGTCtatttaactttaaaatgaaAGTGGATTCTATAGCACTGAATATTCACTTTcaaagtgaaaatttaaaattaaactaccACTGAAGCCAGGAAAGCCATAAGAAAGCTTTGGGACCTAATAATGTGATCCAAGTGTCAAGAGCAGCCACTACTGGTATACCTTTAGGCTTGCAGGGGGGAGCTGCTCTCACTGACTACAAAGCAAGTAGAAGGCCAACTACAATAGTCTTCACTGAATCCTAAACTGGCTCTTCAGAGCATCCCTACCCCTGATGAGGGCAGCAGTGGGATATGTCCACTACTTGCCTTCCATTCAGATTTATCAGTAGCCAGACTTAGACAGAAGGTGCAACAGGCTTTTCTCTTTTGGCCATGAGGCCTGCCTACCCCATCCCTGTTAAAGGAGCTCAATTTTTCTAGGATTGTTCCTTCTGGAACTAGCCACAGAATTAAGTCACAAGatt
The sequence above is a segment of the Natator depressus isolate rNatDep1 chromosome 5, rNatDep2.hap1, whole genome shotgun sequence genome. Coding sequences within it:
- the C5H9orf85 gene encoding uncharacterized protein C9orf85 homolog isoform X2: MQESQKINAKLHDGVCQHCKEVLEWRVKFSKYKPLSKPKKCVKCLQKTVKDSYHIICRSCACELEVCAKCGKKEEIVVPISKGPEKTENETTGNCQRTLSRRDESEESDELDFDIDLDGMDDKNPDMLEEHFKNMKFERTEV
- the C5H9orf85 gene encoding uncharacterized protein C9orf85 homolog isoform X1, with product MSSQRGNVARSRPQRHQNSRVFKNDKYDTSAQRKKINAKLHDGVCQHCKEVLEWRVKFSKYKPLSKPKKCVKCLQKTVKDSYHIICRSCACELEVCAKCGKKEEIVVPISKGPEKTENETTGNCQRTLSRRDESEESDELDFDIDLDGMDDKNPDMLEEHFKNMKFERTEV